One Penicillium oxalicum strain HP7-1 chromosome III, whole genome shotgun sequence genomic region harbors:
- a CDS encoding Mitochondrial chaperone BCS1 → MAIRLWKDPDTEFCDDPPGWEGGMTADSNPNVAFLMMETDASKDEWGWAPMYWNSEIGNVWAVREDGQDLAVNDVAMMCHFARRKLQLRSEWGAGKESVCVLGVTCFRNLLYGMAITLKCPKFDGVLKHGLQGAHRASGNSASDQACDMDVEWKRMLRERLDVHGEAHENAQVILDGYVPRGTGKSSFSLSLAGEFELDIYTLQLSGISDSKLMKLFAELPPHCIVLLEDVDAAGMGRRDGADADQESNSGSRVTPSGLLNVLDGASSQEGRVLIMTTNHIEHLDEALIRPGLFKQTPGHKQSKRQFGDETIERLADNFASKVPDQFFSPAEVLSFLMEQKNSPFGAVTGVETWVAKAKEAVSQLKRESSWVQ, encoded by the exons ATGGCTATACGGCTTTGGAAGGACCCGGACACTGAGTTCTGCGATGACCCGCCCGGATGGGAAGGGGGCATGACGGCAGACAGTAATCCTAATGTTGCGTTCTTGATGATGGAAACTGATGCATCCAAAGACGAGTGGGGCTGGGCGCCAATGTACTGGAATAGTGAGATAGGGAATGTTTGGGCTGTTCGGGAAGATGGGCAGGATCTGGCTGTGAATGATGTCGCAATGATGTGCCATTTTGCGAGGCGCAAACTGCAGC TGCGGTCGGAGTGGGGCGCTGGGAAAGAAAGCGTGTGTGTCTTAGGGGTAACCTGTTTTCGAAATCTACTGTACGGCATGGCAATCACCTTGAAGTGTCCTAAGTTTGATGGAGTGCTGAAACATGGCTTGCAGGGCGCCCACCGTGCAAGCGGCAACTCCGCCAGTGACCAGGCGT GTGACATGGATGTCGAATGGAAAAGGATGCTTCGGGAGCGCTTAGACGTACATGGCGAGGCGCACGAAAATGCCCAAGTCATTCTGGACGGATATGT ACCTCGTGGAACCGGAAAATCCAGCTTCAGTCTTTCACTGGCGGGGGAATTTGAACTTGATATTTATACGCTACAATTGTCCGGTATTTCGGACAGCAAGCTGATGAAGCTATTTGCTGAGCTTCCACCGCACTGTATCGTTCTCCTGGAGGACGTTGACGCCGCTGGGATGGGACGAAGGGACGGTGCAGATGCAGACCAAGAAAGCAATTCAGGCTCTAGAGTCACCCCCTCTGGTCTTCTTAATGTTCTTGATGGTGCGTCATCTCAAGAAGGTCGGGTGCTCATTATGACAACCAACCACATCGAACATTTGGACGAAGCACTCATTCGGCCTGGCC TCTTCAAGCAGACGCCCGGCCACAAGCAATCCAAGAGACAATTCGGTGATGAGACGATTGAGAGACTTGCCGACAACTTTGCTTCCAAGGTGCCAGACCAATTTTTCAGTCCAGCTGAAGTTTTGTCGTTCCTGATGGAGCAGAAGAACTCGCCTTTTGGTGCTGTTACTGGTGTTGAAACCTGGgtggcaaaggcaaaggaGGCAGTGAGCCAACTGAAGAGGGAGAGTTCTTGGGTGCAATAA